The Verrucomicrobiota bacterium genome includes the window GTTTGAATTGCCGCGCATTTTCGCATATAAATGTTTTTATGAGAACCACGCTTGATCTACCCGATCCGCTCTTTCGCGAACTCAAAGCTCGATCCGCACTGCGCGGTGTGCTGCTGAAGGACTTCGTCGCCGAAATCCTGGAACTCGGCCTTGCCCAAAACGCCGCAGCTAAACCCGCAGCCCGGCCACGCAGTCCTTTGCCCGTGATCCGCAAGGCCACCGGCGTCTCGCACCCTGCCCTTTCCAACCGCGAAATCGACGCCTTGCTCGTCGCCGAGGATGCTCATGGCGGCAATTGACGTTCCCGACCTCAACCTCTGGCTCGCCCTCTTCGACCCGGACCACGCGCACCACGCCCGCGCCCGCCGCTATTGGGAAAACGAAGCCGCACCCGACATCGGCTTTTGCCGCGTGACCATGCTGGGCCTTCTCCGCCTGCTCACGAACCCCCGCGTGATGCACGGTGCGCCCTTCACCTCCGCAGAAGCATGGGATGCCTATCGCTCCTTCGCGGTGCTTCCCGATGTGTGTTTCATCGAGGATTCCCTCGCCGCCGAAACGCGCTTCGAACTTTGGAGCCGCGTCCCTGATTTTCCCGTCCACCGTTGGACCGACGCATGGATCGCCGCCCTCGCTTCGTCCGCTCGATCGCGCGTGGTCTCCTTCGACTCGGATTTCACCACCTTCCCCGATCTTGATTTTCTCCACCTGCGCCCATGACCGACCCCAGCCAAAAGCAACCGGGCAACACCCTCTCAACGATGACAGCTCGAAGTTTTCAGCCCGTGCCCGGATGAGTTGGAATAAGCAGTTCCATCGCAATGGCGGTTTCCCTTGCCAAGAGCCATACCCTCAAATGCCCCATCCTCATGCTGAAAGAGGATGTCCGCGAGGTGTCTTTTCCAAGAAGCCCAACGGCGATTGCCTTCAGCAGGGTGCTCTTGCCCGAACCGTTGTCACCGGTGAACACCGTCCAGCCGGCGTACTTGCCGTCCGGTCGGGCCAGTTCAAAATCGAGCGTCTCGAAACCGCGAATGTTTCGGAGCGAGACTTTGTGGATAAACATGGGACATTTCTATCAGAGTTCAGTTGAGATTCCAACGAATCGTGAAAAGCTGCCGTTGCCCACTCTTCTGCGCGAGCTGCCCCTCGATCTTGGCCATCAGGGATTCTCGTTGCTGGTCCAAACGCCTCCCCCTCCCATCCTCTTAGAAGATGTCGCCCGCGACCTCTCCATCGGTCTCAGCGGGTTGCAATCACCCCGCCTCGGATTCCAAAACAAGGAACCGTGTAAGCCGTCGAAAGATCCGCCCGCGTGATGCCTAAATCTTCTCGAAAACGTGGACCACAGGGAGCAACTCCCCGCAGTAGAGACAATGACTTCGTCCACTCTGGCTATTGCGGCGGCATTTCGGGCATGGGACCGGTCGCCGGGTGATCTTGCCATCCTGCTTCCCATCCCGCAGATCGATTTCCTCCATGGTCCGAATGAGCAGATCATCCGAGAGATCGGAGTTTCTCCTCAACAACTCCCAAAGGGCCTGGCAGGCGATCGTCAGCGCGTCGGCCTTTCGCTTCAAATCGCTGATTTCGTTTCGAAGCCGTGCCGCTTCATCCCTCGCCTACCCCGCGTCAGCCGAAGCTTGTTGAATCGCACCATGCTGATAGAGGTCGATGATGTCCATAAATGTCCTGACGGCGCGGGTGGATGGGCCAGTGTTACGCTCCGAGCTCGATGGGCTTGCCACCGCTGACCAGGAAGAGAACCGCCATGCGCACGGCCAGTCCGTTGGTGACCTGCTCCAGAATCACGGATTTCGGTCCGTCCGCCACCCGGCTCTCGATCTCCACCCCCCGATTGATGGGGCCGGGATGCATGATGAGCACGTCGGGTTTGGCGCCCGCCAGGCGCGAAGCGCTGATTCCGAACAACGTGGTGTATTCCCCGAGGCTCGGAAACATCACGACCCGCTGACGTTCATGTTGAATCCGGAGCAAATTGATAATGTCGGCATTCTCCACCGCCTCCTCAATGCGATGGGTCACGCGGCAACCCCATTTCTCAAAAACTTTGGGCACTAGCGTGGACGGGCCGCACAGAGTCACCGACGCGCCCAGCTTGAGCAAAGCCCAGATATTCGACCGCGCCACGCGGCTGTAAAGAATATCACCCAGAATCGTCACCTGCAGGCCTTCGATTCTCTGCTTCCGCTCCAGGATGGTAAAAATGTCGAGCAAAGCCTGGGTCGGATGCTCGTGAGCCCCGTCGCCCGCGTTGATCACACTCGCCTCCAGGAATCGCGACAGGAAATGGGCGGCGCCGCTCGCGCTGTGCCGGATGACGATGATGTCGGCGTTCAACGCCTCCAGATTGCGGGCCGTGTCCTTGAGCGTCTCTCCTTTGCGCAGCGACGAGGATTCGGCGGTGAAATTGACGATGTCCGCGCTCAACCGCTGCGCCGCCAGCTCAAAGCTAATCCGCGTGCGGGTCGAAGGCTCCACAAACAGATTGACGACGGTCTTGCCTCGCAGGGTCGGCGCCTTCTTGATCGACCGCTCTCCCAGGGCCTTGAAGCTCCGCGCCGTTTCCAAAACCGCCAGGATTTCCTCCTTCGAGAGCGATTCGATATCCAAGAGATGGCGGCGATTCCAGGTCATGAGCCGGTCAGGTAAACCGCGTCGTCCGCCTCGTTGGCCGCCATTCGAACATCCACGCGCTGCCCCGGTTCGGTCTCCACGTATTTCCCCACGAAATCAGCCTTGATGGGAAGCTCTCGGTTCCCGCGGTCGATCAACACGACAAACTGAACGCGGCGCGGACGTCCATAGTCATGCAACGCGTCGAGAGCCGCGCGTGCGGTTCTGCCGCTAAACAACACATCGTCCACCAACACCACGGTCTTTCCGTTGACGTCAAAGGGGATGACCGTGGGCAGGATTTCCGGAGTGGCTTTCTTGTCGAGATCGTCCCGATGCATCCCCACATCGAGGGTGCCCTGCGGCACCGGGTGGTTCCAGATCGCACCCAAATCACGAGCCAGCCGCTGGGCAATCATCACGCCCCCTCTCTGCACCCCCAAAATGCCGAGGGCATCGCTCTCCTCATTTTGCTCGGCAATCTCGTGAGCGATTCGCGAAAGAGCTCGGCGAATCGCTTGTGCCGGCAGGATCCGGGTCGATGGGACAGGCGGCGGCGTCATCCGTAGACCGCATTATGAACCCTCGGAGCGAGGTCGATCAAC containing:
- a CDS encoding PIN domain-containing protein, with amino-acid sequence MDVPDLNLWLALFDPDHAHHARARRYWENEAAPDIGFCRVTMLGLLRLLTNPRVMHGAPFTSAEAWDAYRSFAVLPDVCFIEDSLAAETRFELWSRVPDFPVHRWTDAWIAALASSARSRVVSFDSDFTTFPDLDFLHLRP
- a CDS encoding aspartate carbamoyltransferase catalytic subunit, coding for MTWNRRHLLDIESLSKEEILAVLETARSFKALGERSIKKAPTLRGKTVVNLFVEPSTRTRISFELAAQRLSADIVNFTAESSSLRKGETLKDTARNLEALNADIIVIRHSASGAAHFLSRFLEASVINAGDGAHEHPTQALLDIFTILERKQRIEGLQVTILGDILYSRVARSNIWALLKLGASVTLCGPSTLVPKVFEKWGCRVTHRIEEAVENADIINLLRIQHERQRVVMFPSLGEYTTLFGISASRLAGAKPDVLIMHPGPINRGVEIESRVADGPKSVILEQVTNGLAVRMAVLFLVSGGKPIELGA
- the pyrR gene encoding bifunctional pyr operon transcriptional regulator/uracil phosphoribosyltransferase PyrR, which produces MTPPPVPSTRILPAQAIRRALSRIAHEIAEQNEESDALGILGVQRGGVMIAQRLARDLGAIWNHPVPQGTLDVGMHRDDLDKKATPEILPTVIPFDVNGKTVVLVDDVLFSGRTARAALDALHDYGRPRRVQFVVLIDRGNRELPIKADFVGKYVETEPGQRVDVRMAANEADDAVYLTGS